The Alosa sapidissima isolate fAloSap1 chromosome 6, fAloSap1.pri, whole genome shotgun sequence genome window below encodes:
- the rd3l gene encoding protein RD3-like isoform X2, with amino-acid sequence MEAHQRRGHQPSRSSSSPMHLFGWMRWPRLDAERASGSHSNSAAATAATGCLPNGVLLRELLWHLEQRECLLREEAWHLFLSRRGAQGCRRPPPAPAQGLPRPLMPSAERRQLERLCARVPPSHTAAVLSRFREVLATNEFLPWELVCVFKQVLRDFLVREEEGALRGLPPPRTRSRPPPAVLTPTSPARPVPTPSAHSTDYRLSGCPPRDTSSPLPPATDSVDGHRREEIPTISSYVDRHLSAVCPYAVHRDWSLPYCYSVPYDCPEAYGTTL; translated from the exons ATGGAGGCACATCAACGCCGTGGACATCAGCCCTCGAGGAGCTCAAG CTCACCCATGCATCTGTTCGGCTGGATGAGGTGGCCTCGTCTGGATGCTGAGAGGGCCAGTGGCTCCCACTCCAATTCCGCAGCTGCTACCGCGGCAACGGGATGCCTCCCGAACGGCGTGCTCCTTCGCGAGCTTCTCTGGCACTTGGAGCAGCGGGAGTGCCTGCTCCGCGAGGAGGCCTGGCATCTGTTTCTGTCGCGCCGGGGCGCCCAGGGGTGCCGCCGCCCACCGCCAGCGCCAGCTCAAGGCTTGCCGCGTCCACTCATGCCCAGTGCTGAAAGGCGGCAGTTGGAGCGCCTGTGTGCCCGCGTGCCACCCTCACACACTGCAGCAGTTCTGTCCAG GTTCCGTGAAGTTTTGGCCACCAACGAGTTCCTGCCGTGGGAGCTGGTGTGCGTCTTCAAGCAGGTACTGCGGGACTTCCTGGTCCGAGAGGAAGAAGGAGCCCTGAGAGGTCTCCCTCCGCCACGGACACGATCACGACCACCTCCGGCCGTACTCACACCCACATCACCAGCACGGCCAGTGCCCACTCCGTCAGCACACTCTACGGACTATCGGCTTAGCGGCTGCCCACCGAGAGACACGTCCAGCCCACTTCCCCCTGCGACCGACAGTGTGGACGGACACCGTCGGGAGGAGATCCCAACCATCTCCAGCTACGTGGACCGCCACCTGAGCGCTGTCTGCCCCTACGCTGTCCACCGTGACTGGAGCCTGCCTTACTGCTACTCGGTTCCTTATGACTGTCCAGAGGCCTACGGCACCACCCTGTAG
- the rd3l gene encoding protein RD3-like isoform X1, with protein MEAHQRRGHQPSRSSSSPRAHRVSHILSRNEDQRGASQTAHSDALYKSTDLGNKVLSSPMHLFGWMRWPRLDAERASGSHSNSAAATAATGCLPNGVLLRELLWHLEQRECLLREEAWHLFLSRRGAQGCRRPPPAPAQGLPRPLMPSAERRQLERLCARVPPSHTAAVLSRFREVLATNEFLPWELVCVFKQVLRDFLVREEEGALRGLPPPRTRSRPPPAVLTPTSPARPVPTPSAHSTDYRLSGCPPRDTSSPLPPATDSVDGHRREEIPTISSYVDRHLSAVCPYAVHRDWSLPYCYSVPYDCPEAYGTTL; from the exons ATGGAGGCACATCAACGCCGTGGACATCAGCCCTCGAGGAGCTCAAG CTCCCCCCGAGCACATAGGGTATCTCACATCCTCTCCAGAAATGAGGACCAGAGAGGAGCTTCACAGACTGCACATTCAGACGCACTGTATAAATCAACAGATTTGGGGAATAAAGTTTTAAG CTCACCCATGCATCTGTTCGGCTGGATGAGGTGGCCTCGTCTGGATGCTGAGAGGGCCAGTGGCTCCCACTCCAATTCCGCAGCTGCTACCGCGGCAACGGGATGCCTCCCGAACGGCGTGCTCCTTCGCGAGCTTCTCTGGCACTTGGAGCAGCGGGAGTGCCTGCTCCGCGAGGAGGCCTGGCATCTGTTTCTGTCGCGCCGGGGCGCCCAGGGGTGCCGCCGCCCACCGCCAGCGCCAGCTCAAGGCTTGCCGCGTCCACTCATGCCCAGTGCTGAAAGGCGGCAGTTGGAGCGCCTGTGTGCCCGCGTGCCACCCTCACACACTGCAGCAGTTCTGTCCAG GTTCCGTGAAGTTTTGGCCACCAACGAGTTCCTGCCGTGGGAGCTGGTGTGCGTCTTCAAGCAGGTACTGCGGGACTTCCTGGTCCGAGAGGAAGAAGGAGCCCTGAGAGGTCTCCCTCCGCCACGGACACGATCACGACCACCTCCGGCCGTACTCACACCCACATCACCAGCACGGCCAGTGCCCACTCCGTCAGCACACTCTACGGACTATCGGCTTAGCGGCTGCCCACCGAGAGACACGTCCAGCCCACTTCCCCCTGCGACCGACAGTGTGGACGGACACCGTCGGGAGGAGATCCCAACCATCTCCAGCTACGTGGACCGCCACCTGAGCGCTGTCTGCCCCTACGCTGTCCACCGTGACTGGAGCCTGCCTTACTGCTACTCGGTTCCTTATGACTGTCCAGAGGCCTACGGCACCACCCTGTAG